The Plasmodium cynomolgi strain B DNA, scaffold: 0847, whole genome shotgun sequence sequence caagAGCACCTTAGTTCACGTATTAATATGATCGTACATTACAAGAAGGATCATAAAATCAAAAAGTACACACAactaaatgtatataaaattgcAGTTTTATatctaaaatataaatataatcatatttactatattattattgcatTAATTCcttattaatgcattttttcatgtattACGAATACCttttagtaaaaaatatatctttacaaaaaatacaatattatttaaagTTCAATTTACCCGTTCCATCTTCTAATCTGTGATATTTTACAACTTTAAtaaagatgtaaaaaataattaatataaatatagtgCAATATGGTATGAAAAATGCGTAATTTAAACGAGTTCTTACAGTTGGcaacattttaaattcaGGTGGTATTATTTTCTCTCCAGACAAAGCTAATATAGGAACTATTAATCCAAGCAATGGAGTTAAACACATTACAATAGTTCCTataccccattttgtaactatacttttttaatttttgttataaCTACTAGTCCCTACTTGCTGTTCACCTATTCTATCAATaatatcaaatattttttttcacaataacAATCTAGTCTTTTTAAACCTTTCCTTTTAGGATATTTACTCTTAAATTGTTCTTTATAAATTTCCAAATCATTTaatccctttttctttaactgtTCATACTCTGATAAATCATCTGAAGTACATTTTACATTGTTATACGAATTATTTTCTGATATAACATCTCGTATTTTTGAGCGATCCAAATCCTTTTTAGGTACACGTTTT is a genomic window containing:
- a CDS encoding CYIR protein (putative;~vir-type antigen) encodes the protein DLDRSKIRDVISENNSYNNVKCTSDDLSEYEQLKKKGLNDLEIYKEQFKSKYPKRKVPILALSGEKIIPPEFKMLPTVRTRLNYAFFIPYCTIFILIIFYIFIKVVKYHRLEDGTGKLNFK